CAGCAAAAGCACGACATATTTTAGTTAAGAATGAAGAAGAGTGTAGCAATATAAAAAACGAGATTTTAAGTGGATCTGATTTTGCTGAAATGGCGCGTAAACATTCACAGTGTCCATCAGGGCAAAAAGGTGGAGATCTCGGAGAATTTTCACCAGGTCAGATGGTGAGGCAGTTTGATGAAGTGGTGTTTTCTGAAGACGTTGATAAAGTGCACGGTCCGATAAAAACACAGTTCGGGTATCATCTTATTGAAATTACAGAGAGA
This region of Candidatus Ancaeobacter aquaticus genomic DNA includes:
- a CDS encoding peptidylprolyl isomerase, which encodes MVTAKARHILVKNEEECSNIKNEILSGSDFAEMARKHSQCPSGQKGGDLGEFSPGQMVRQFDEVVFSEDVDKVHGPIKTQFGYHLIEITERNE